The following coding sequences are from one Lolium rigidum isolate FL_2022 chromosome 6, APGP_CSIRO_Lrig_0.1, whole genome shotgun sequence window:
- the LOC124664768 gene encoding aspartic proteinase CDR1-like, with amino-acid sequence MATARTCRSPLLAVVVLISQLCGCTAYVGVDGFSVEFIHRDSVKSPYHDPALTEHDRVLAAVRRSTARAAALARSYVSGEGAVSEVVSRPFEYLMAVNVGTPPTRILAMADTGSDLVWFQCEPRAAAVFNPSSSSTFGRVGCNSGACHALDGTSCDASSNCQYLRSYGDGSKTSGLLSTETFTFESIPGGCPGCRSHPYVLVPNVSFGCSTSTNGTFVVDAMVGLGAGNSSLIGQLGAHTSLGRRFSYCLVPYTVKNASSALNFGDRATVTEPGAATTALVRSDFEAYYTVLLESVRIGNASFKHLSRVIVDSGTPLTFLDKALVDPMAQELTRRIGTGFPKVPSPQEPLQLCYEVGGPARQYSFSKSVPDVTLYLAVFGVTVTLKAENTFVEAQEGIMCLAVAPVTEKHPLSILGNIAQQNMHVGYNLDKRTVTFAPADCASSYKSLPVHG; translated from the coding sequence ATGGCGACTGCGAGGACATGTCGCAGTCCCCTGCTGGCTGTCGTCGTCCTGATTTCGCAGCTCTGCGGGTGCACGGCGTACGTTGGCGTCGACGGATTTAGCGTCGAGTTCATCCACCGGGACTCCGTCAAGTCTCCGTACCACGACCCGGCGCTCACCGAGCACGACCGCGTGCTCGCTGCCGTCCGGCGGTCCACGGCACGCGCCGCGGCTCTCGCGCGCTCCTACGTCAGCGGCGAAGGCGCTGTGTCCGAGGTCGTCTCGAGGCCATTCGAGTACCTAATGGCCGTCAACGTCGGTACGCCGCCAACCCGGATACTCGCCATGGCCGACACCGGCAGCGACCTCGTCTGGTTCCAATGCGAACCTCGGGCAGCCGCCGTCTTCAACCCGTCCTCCTCATCGACGTTCGGCCGCGTGGGCTGCAACTCCGGCGCGTGCCACGCACTCGATGGCACTTCCTGCGACGCCAGCTCCAACTGCCAGTACCTCCGGTCCTATGGCGACGGCTCCAAGACGAGCGGCCTCCTCTCCACCGAGACCTTCACCTTCGAAAGCATTCCAGGCGGCTGCCCGGGGTGCCGCAGCCATCCGTACGTGCTGGTGCCGAATGTCAGCTTCGGCTGCTCCACGTCAACGAACGGCACGTTCGTCGTGGACGCCATGGTCGGCCTCGGCGCCGGAAACAGCTCCCTCATCGGCCAGCTTGGCGCCCACACCTCCCTAGGCCGCAGGTTCTCCTACTGCTTGGTCCCCTACACCGTGAAGAACGCCTCGTCGGCGCTCAACTTCGGCGACCGTGCCACCGTGACGGAGCCGGGCGCGGCCACCACGGCGCTGGTCCGGTCGGACTTCGAAGCGTACTACACCGTCTTGCTCGAGTCCGTGAGGATCGGGAACGCCTCCTTTAAGCACCTTTCCCGCGTCATCGTcgattccggcacgccgctgacGTTCCTCGACAAGGCGCTTGTGGACCCGATGGCGCAGGAGCTCACCCGGCGGATCGGGACCGGTTTCCCGAAGGTGCCGTCGCCACAGGAGCCGCTGCAGCTGTGCTACGAAGTGGGCGGGCCGGCTCGTCAGTATTCGTTCAGCAAGAGCGTCCCGGACGTGACGCTGTACTTGGCCGTCTTCGGCGTGACAGTGACGCTGAAGGCGGAGAACACGTTCGTGGAGGCGCAGGAAGGGATCATGTGCTTAGCGGTGgcgccggtgacggagaagcatcCGCTGTCCATCCTCGGGAACATCGCGCAGCAGAACATGCACGTCGGCTACAACCTCGACAAGCGCACCGTCACCTTCGCCCCTGCCGACTGCGCCAGCTCCTACAAGTCCTTACCAGTGCACGGCTGA
- the LOC124664771 gene encoding aspartic proteinase CDR1-like, which yields MAGTTVSRALLLLLGVVLTVQLCGCTAYVGRGDGFSVEFIHRDDVRSPYHDPSLTAHERLLGAVRRSTARAAVLAPSHVRGDDDAPAPSTDGAVSEVTSKPFEYLMEVTVGTPSTRMLAIADTGSDLIWLNCTDDKDAPPPTGVFYPANSTTFGLVDCDSGACRALNDASCTKSNHCRYLYSYGDGSRTSGLLSTETFTFDDGVARHSDEAASLRVANVNFGCSTQNAGTFPADGLVGLGGGELSLVTQLGNDTSIGRKFSYCLVPYGLNASSALNFGARADVTEPGAATTRLVRSEIDTYYTVKLESIKIGNSSFKPHGSSRIIVDSGTTLTYLDKEVLDTLVEDLTKRIKLPKAESPEKLLQLCFDISHVREGQVEASLPDVTLQLGGGAAVTLKAENSFVVVQEGTMCLAMAAASQQNPVSILGNIAQQNMHVGYDLDKRTVTFAPADCARSYASVPATSPSPQ from the coding sequence ATGGCGGGTACGACGGTATCTCGCGCTCTCCTCCTGCTCCTCGGCGTCGTCCTCACGGTGCAGCTGTGCGGGTGCACGGCGTACGTTGGTCGCGGCGACGGGTTCAGCGTGGAGTTCATCCACCGGGACGATGTCAGGTCGCCGTACCACGACCCGTCCCTCACCGCGCACGAACGCTTGCTCGGCGCCGTCCGGCGGTCCACGGCCCGCGCCGCGGTGCTCGCGCCCTCCCACGTCCGCGGCGATGACGACGCCCCCGCCCCTTCCACCGACGGCGCCGTCAGCGAGGTCACCTCCAAGCCTTTCGAGTACCTGATGGAAGTCACCGTCGGCACGCCGTCCACCAGGATGCTCGCCATCGCCGACACCGGCAGCGACCTCATCTGGCTCAACTGCACTGACGACAaggacgcgccgccgccgaccggcGTGTTCTACCCGGCTAACTCGACGACGTTCGGCCTCGTGGACTGCGATTCCGGCGCGTGCCGCGCTCTCAACGACGCCTCCTGCACCAAATCCAACCATTGCAGGTACCTCTACTCCTACGGAGATGGCTCCCGGACCAGCGGCCTCCTGTCCACGGAGACCTTCACCTTCGACGACGGCGTAGCGAGGCACAGTGACGAGGCCGCCTCGTTGCGGGTGGCCAACGTCAACTTCGGCTGCTCCACTCAAAACGCCGGCACGTTCCCGGCGGACGGCCTCgtcggcctcggcggcggcgagctctccCTCGTCACGCAGCTCGGCAACGACACCTCCATCGGCAGGAAGTTCTCCTACTGCCTCGTCCCCTACGGCTTGAACGCCTCATCAGCGCTCAACTTCGGCGCCCGCGCTGACGTCACGGAGCCGGGCGCGGCCACCACGCGGCTTGTCCGCTCCGAGATCGACACCTACTACACCGTCAAGCTCGAGTCCATCAAGATAGgcaactcctccttcaagccgcaCGGGTCCTCCCGCATCATCGTCGACTCAGGCACGACGCTGACGTACCTCGACAAGGAGGTTCTTGACACGCTGGTGGAGGATCTGACCAAGCGGATCAAGCTCCCCAAGGCGGAATCGCCGGAGAAGCTGCTGCAGCTGTGCTTCGATATCAGCCATGTGCGTGAAGGGCAGGTCGAGGCGTCGCTACCGGACGTGACGCTGCagctgggcggcggcgcggcggtgacGCTGAAGGCGGAGAACTCGTTCGTGGTGGTGCAGGAGGGGACGATGTgcttggcgatggcggcggcgtcgcaGCAGAACCCGGTGTCTATCCTCGGAAACATCGCGCAGCAGAACATGCACGTCGGGTACGACCTCGACAAACGCACCGTGACCTTCGCCCCAGCCGACTGCGCGAGGTCCTACGCCTCCGTTCCTGCAACTTCGCCTTCGCCGCAGTAG